In the genome of Leeuwenhoekiella sp. MAR_2009_132, one region contains:
- the ftsA gene encoding cell division protein FtsA produces the protein MEQKDIAVGLDIGTTKIVAMIGRYNEYHKLEILGIGKSKSLGVHRGVVNNITQTIQSIQQAVQEAESVSGMKIEDVVVGIAGQHIRSLQHSDYITRADADQVIGPRDIDMLCNQVHKLVMLPGEEIIHVLPQEYKVDGQAEITQPIGMYGGRLEANFHVVVGQVSSIRNIGRCVKSAGLNLDKITLEPLASANAVLSQEEKEAGVALIDIGGGTTDLAIFKDGIIRHTAVIPFGGNVITEDIKEGCSIIEKQAELLKIKFGSAWPGENKDNEIVSIPGLRGREPKEITLKNLSKIIHARVVEIVEQVYLEIKNYGHEEQKKKLIAGIVLTGGGSQLKHLKQLVEYITGMDTRIGYPNEHLAGDSDSETTSPLYATAVGLVMNSLEHRQNEPEAQQDTAIVEEEVPVEEPEVQLDQDDEEIEQPKEKKIRKSIFDTWAEKFKDFLDNAE, from the coding sequence ATGGAGCAGAAAGACATAGCAGTAGGATTAGACATTGGTACTACCAAGATTGTCGCTATGATAGGTCGTTATAACGAATATCATAAATTAGAAATTCTGGGAATCGGAAAATCTAAAAGTCTTGGTGTGCATAGGGGTGTTGTAAATAACATTACACAAACCATACAGTCTATTCAGCAGGCGGTGCAGGAAGCAGAGAGTGTGTCTGGCATGAAGATTGAAGATGTAGTCGTAGGTATTGCTGGGCAACACATACGTAGTTTGCAACATAGCGATTACATAACCCGCGCAGACGCAGATCAGGTTATAGGGCCTCGAGATATAGATATGCTGTGCAATCAGGTACATAAACTGGTAATGCTTCCGGGAGAAGAGATCATTCACGTGCTTCCACAAGAATATAAAGTAGACGGTCAAGCCGAGATCACACAGCCTATTGGGATGTATGGCGGCAGACTCGAAGCAAATTTTCACGTGGTTGTAGGTCAGGTTAGTAGCATACGCAACATAGGCCGTTGTGTAAAAAGTGCCGGTCTTAATCTTGATAAAATTACTTTAGAGCCTTTAGCTTCCGCGAATGCGGTATTAAGTCAGGAGGAAAAAGAAGCAGGTGTGGCTTTAATAGATATTGGTGGAGGTACAACAGATCTTGCCATTTTTAAAGATGGTATCATTAGACATACAGCCGTAATTCCTTTTGGAGGTAATGTGATTACTGAAGATATTAAAGAGGGCTGCAGTATTATTGAAAAGCAGGCAGAGCTTCTTAAAATTAAGTTTGGTTCTGCGTGGCCGGGAGAAAATAAAGACAACGAGATTGTTTCTATACCTGGATTACGCGGTAGAGAGCCTAAAGAAATTACGCTTAAAAACTTATCTAAGATCATTCACGCACGCGTCGTAGAGATCGTTGAGCAGGTATATCTCGAGATTAAAAATTATGGTCACGAGGAGCAAAAGAAAAAACTAATTGCTGGTATTGTTTTAACAGGAGGTGGCTCCCAGCTTAAACATTTAAAGCAACTTGTAGAATACATCACTGGGATGGATACGCGTATTGGCTATCCTAACGAGCATTTAGCAGGTGATAGTGATTCTGAGACCACAAGTCCCTTGTATGCAACTGCTGTAGGTCTTGTAATGAATAGTCTTGAGCATCGCCAAAATGAGCCCGAAGCACAACAGGATACAGCAATTGTAGAAGAGGAGGTGCCTGTAGAAGAGCCAGAAGTACAACTTGATCAAGATGATGAAGAGATTGAGCAACCCAAAGAGAAGAAAATACGCAAAAGCATCTTTGATACCTGGGCAGAAAAGTTCAAGGATTTCTTAGATAATGCAGAATAA
- the ftsZ gene encoding cell division protein FtsZ: MSNTDFENISFDLPKNQSNVIKVIGVGGGGSNAINHMFSQGINGVDFVVCNTDSQALENSPVPIRIQLGVSLTEGLGAGANPDVGEKAAIESSEDIKRMLGTNTKMIFITAGMGGGTGTGAAPVIAKMARELDVLTVGIVTIPFQFEGKMRNEQAQLGVERLRSHVDSLIVINNNKLREVYGNLGFKAGFSKADEVLATASRGIAEVITHHYTQNIDLRDAKTVLSNSGTAIMGSANASGGSRAQDAIRKALDSPLLNDNKITGAQNVLLLIVSGTEEITIDEIGEINDHIQDEAGHSANIIMGVGEEESLGDAISVTIIATGFNVEQQNEIVNTETKKIIHTLEDEQRAQHELSPKSTGTRLNFDAPAPKEAAEPEKKPIVHTLDDSDDPIDLMVNQSKKEVEKPKMDLISTTDLIRNIQVIYEEVLDYSVLESEQEDVDMDFKIVSVEKPTRDTQVNLFEEEEQFTLSFDLPLNDKPKQITPESKTDTKEKEIVYSLSDDVNDIEVNNPVEIVSVTEVNEQGEKRYSLDDYMEMEEHLNSAKPQQPVKPQAPVKREEEPVVFERKTVEAKPRVEVNEEDENPMNTPISELLTERAAERKRMMKEFNYKFQNNQSRIDEIERQPAYKRQGIDLSQNPSSNSSLSRTSLSKDDNDEIQLRRNNSFLHDNVD, from the coding sequence ATGAGCAACACAGATTTTGAAAACATTTCGTTTGATTTACCAAAAAATCAGAGCAACGTCATCAAGGTAATTGGTGTAGGAGGTGGTGGTAGTAATGCCATTAACCATATGTTTAGTCAGGGAATAAATGGGGTTGATTTTGTAGTTTGTAACACAGACTCGCAAGCTCTGGAAAATAGTCCGGTGCCTATACGCATTCAACTTGGTGTAAGCCTTACAGAAGGTCTTGGCGCTGGTGCAAATCCTGATGTAGGTGAGAAAGCGGCTATAGAAAGCTCTGAAGACATCAAAAGAATGTTGGGAACCAACACAAAAATGATCTTTATCACGGCCGGAATGGGTGGTGGTACAGGTACCGGTGCTGCTCCTGTCATTGCAAAAATGGCCAGAGAGCTAGACGTACTTACTGTAGGTATCGTAACAATCCCATTTCAATTTGAAGGAAAAATGCGTAATGAGCAAGCTCAATTAGGTGTTGAGCGTTTACGCAGTCACGTAGATTCACTTATTGTAATTAACAATAACAAGCTGCGTGAGGTTTATGGTAATCTTGGTTTTAAAGCTGGTTTTAGTAAAGCAGATGAAGTACTTGCTACTGCATCACGTGGTATAGCAGAAGTAATAACACATCACTATACCCAAAACATTGACCTTAGAGATGCAAAAACCGTATTAAGTAATAGTGGAACTGCCATAATGGGTAGTGCAAATGCAAGTGGTGGCAGTCGTGCTCAGGATGCCATTAGAAAAGCATTAGACTCTCCATTATTAAACGATAATAAAATTACTGGTGCTCAAAACGTATTGTTGCTTATCGTTTCTGGTACCGAAGAAATTACAATAGATGAGATTGGGGAAATCAACGATCACATTCAGGATGAGGCTGGCCACAGTGCTAACATTATTATGGGTGTAGGTGAAGAAGAAAGCCTGGGTGATGCAATCTCTGTAACTATAATTGCCACGGGTTTTAATGTAGAGCAGCAGAATGAAATCGTAAATACCGAAACAAAGAAAATTATTCATACTCTTGAAGACGAGCAACGTGCACAGCACGAGCTATCTCCAAAGAGTACCGGTACGCGCTTAAATTTTGATGCTCCTGCTCCTAAAGAAGCTGCAGAACCAGAGAAGAAACCTATCGTACATACCCTTGATGATAGTGATGACCCTATAGATTTAATGGTGAATCAAAGCAAGAAAGAGGTTGAGAAGCCAAAAATGGATTTAATCTCTACAACAGATCTTATCCGTAATATTCAGGTTATTTATGAAGAAGTTTTAGACTATTCTGTTCTAGAATCTGAGCAGGAAGATGTTGATATGGATTTTAAAATTGTAAGTGTTGAGAAACCTACAAGAGATACTCAGGTAAACCTTTTTGAAGAAGAAGAGCAGTTTACACTATCATTTGATCTTCCTCTTAATGATAAGCCAAAACAAATTACTCCAGAATCTAAGACTGATACTAAAGAAAAGGAGATTGTTTACAGCTTAAGCGATGATGTTAATGATATTGAAGTTAATAATCCTGTCGAGATCGTTTCAGTTACCGAAGTTAATGAACAAGGTGAGAAGCGTTATAGTCTTGATGATTATATGGAGATGGAAGAGCATTTAAATAGCGCAAAACCACAACAACCGGTAAAACCGCAAGCTCCTGTAAAAAGAGAAGAAGAGCCTGTAGTTTTTGAACGCAAAACAGTAGAAGCTAAACCTCGAGTAGAAGTAAATGAAGAGGATGAAAATCCCATGAATACTCCTATATCAGAACTGCTTACTGAGCGCGCTGCAGAGCGTAAACGTATGATGAAAGAGTTTAACTATAAGTTTCAAAATAATCAATCGCGTATAGACGAGATTGAAAGACAACCAGCTTATAAAAGACAGGGTATTGATTTAAGTCAAAATCCAAGTTCTAATTCTAGTTTGTCACGTACCTCTTTGAGTAAAGATGATAACGACGAAATACAGTTAAGAAGAAACAATTCTTTCTTGCACGATAATGTTGATTAA
- a CDS encoding GatB/YqeY domain-containing protein — protein MSLQTDVMTAMKTAMKAKDQNALASLRAIKSAILTAQTESGANAELSEEEEIKMLQKLVKQRKDSAAIYIEQDRAEMAQEELAQAAVIEQFLPEQLSEEEIEKVVIAVIEQTEATGMQDMGKVMGLVSQELAGKADGKTISTIVRKKLA, from the coding sequence ATGAGCTTACAGACAGATGTAATGACGGCTATGAAGACTGCGATGAAAGCAAAAGATCAAAATGCTTTAGCTTCTTTACGTGCTATTAAATCTGCAATTTTGACTGCTCAGACAGAAAGTGGGGCAAATGCAGAGTTATCTGAAGAGGAAGAGATTAAAATGCTTCAAAAGTTAGTAAAACAGCGTAAAGACAGTGCTGCGATTTATATAGAGCAAGATCGTGCAGAAATGGCACAAGAAGAGCTAGCTCAAGCGGCTGTTATTGAACAGTTTTTGCCAGAACAACTTAGTGAAGAAGAAATTGAAAAAGTTGTGATAGCTGTTATAGAACAAACAGAAGCTACTGGTATGCAAGATATGGGTAAGGTTATGGGGTTAGTATCTCAAGAGCTTGCCGGGAAAGCAGACGGTAAAACAATATCAACAATTGTAAGAAAAAAATTAGCTTAA
- the prfA gene encoding peptide chain release factor 1 yields MLERLNFIKQRFDEVSDLIIQPDIISDQKRYVELNKEYKDLRAIMDERDNYIKHIQRIDEAKEIIADGSDPEMTEMAKMQLEEAEEAVPALEEKIRFMLVPKDPEDSKNAVMEIRAGTGGDEASIFAGDIYRMYMKYCESKGWKTSTIDYSEGTSGGFKEIQVEVTGEDVYGTLRFEAGVHRVQRVPQTETQGRVHTSAATVMVFPEAEEFDVEINPKDVRIDFFCSSGPGGQSVNTTYSAVRLTHLPTGLVAQCQDQKSQHKNKEKAFKVLRSRLYDMELAKKQEEDALKRGSMVTSGDRSAKIRTYNYPQGRVTDHRINLTLYDLSNIIDGDIQRIIDELQLVSNTEKLAEGGDAI; encoded by the coding sequence ATGTTAGAACGATTAAACTTTATAAAACAACGCTTTGACGAAGTAAGTGATCTTATTATTCAGCCAGATATTATTTCTGATCAGAAGCGTTATGTAGAGCTCAATAAAGAATATAAAGATTTGCGCGCCATAATGGATGAGCGTGACAACTATATTAAGCATATACAGCGCATAGACGAGGCTAAAGAGATTATTGCCGATGGTAGTGATCCTGAAATGACGGAGATGGCAAAGATGCAGTTAGAAGAGGCAGAAGAGGCTGTTCCGGCTTTAGAGGAGAAAATTAGATTTATGCTGGTTCCTAAAGATCCTGAAGATTCTAAGAATGCAGTGATGGAAATTCGAGCAGGAACCGGTGGTGACGAAGCGAGTATTTTTGCAGGAGATATTTATCGTATGTATATGAAGTACTGCGAGAGTAAAGGTTGGAAAACCAGTACTATAGACTACAGCGAAGGTACAAGTGGCGGTTTTAAAGAAATTCAGGTAGAAGTAACGGGAGAAGATGTTTATGGTACGTTACGTTTTGAAGCTGGTGTTCACCGAGTTCAGCGTGTACCACAAACCGAAACTCAAGGTCGTGTACATACTAGTGCGGCTACTGTAATGGTTTTTCCAGAAGCAGAAGAATTTGATGTTGAAATAAATCCTAAAGATGTGCGAATCGATTTTTTCTGTTCGTCAGGTCCAGGAGGTCAGTCTGTAAACACTACCTACTCTGCGGTGCGTTTGACGCATTTACCTACCGGTTTAGTAGCACAATGTCAGGATCAGAAGTCTCAACACAAGAACAAAGAGAAAGCCTTTAAAGTTCTTCGCTCTCGTTTATACGATATGGAACTTGCTAAAAAGCAGGAAGAAGATGCTTTAAAGCGTGGATCTATGGTAACCAGTGGAGATCGTAGTGCAAAAATACGTACCTATAACTATCCTCAGGGTCGTGTTACAGATCACCGTATAAACCTTACGCTTTATGATCTATCAAATATTATAGACGGCGATATTCAACGAATTATTGATGAGCTTCAGCTTGTGAGTAATACAGAGAAATTAGCCGAAGGTGGCGATGCAATCTAA
- the pyrF gene encoding orotidine-5'-phosphate decarboxylase encodes MNSQQLIDQIKKKQSVLCVGLDTDLDKVPKHLLTLEDPIFEFNKAIIDATHQYTVAYKPNTAFYEAYGISGWQSLEKTINYLNTNYPEIFTIADAKRGDIGNTSSRYAKAFFEDLGFDSVTTAPYMGKDSIEPFLAFAGKFTIMLALTSNPGAFDFQTQKVDGVELYKKVLETSKTWENSDRLMYVVGATKAEYLAEIRKIIPDAFLLVPGVGAQGGSVDDVFKYGANANAGLLINSSRGIIYASTKEDFAETANAEAKRLQEQMSVHLQKLS; translated from the coding sequence TTGAATAGTCAGCAACTTATAGATCAGATAAAAAAGAAACAATCGGTGCTTTGTGTAGGTCTGGATACAGATTTAGATAAAGTACCGAAACATTTACTGACTCTAGAAGATCCTATTTTTGAGTTTAATAAAGCAATTATAGACGCAACGCATCAGTATACTGTTGCCTACAAGCCCAATACGGCTTTCTATGAGGCATACGGTATATCAGGATGGCAGTCACTTGAGAAAACCATCAATTATCTCAATACAAACTACCCTGAAATTTTTACAATAGCAGATGCTAAGCGTGGCGACATAGGTAATACTTCTAGCCGTTACGCTAAAGCCTTTTTTGAGGATTTAGGCTTCGATTCGGTTACTACCGCTCCTTATATGGGTAAAGATTCTATTGAGCCCTTTTTGGCATTTGCCGGAAAGTTTACAATCATGCTCGCCCTCACATCTAATCCCGGGGCATTTGATTTTCAAACCCAGAAAGTAGATGGGGTAGAACTTTATAAAAAAGTGCTTGAGACTTCTAAAACCTGGGAAAATAGTGACCGATTAATGTATGTAGTAGGCGCGACTAAGGCAGAATATCTTGCAGAAATTCGTAAAATAATACCAGACGCATTTTTGTTAGTTCCCGGTGTAGGAGCGCAAGGTGGAAGTGTTGATGACGTTTTTAAATATGGAGCTAACGCTAATGCGGGGCTTCTTATAAACTCATCTCGCGGAATTATTTATGCTTCTACCAAAGAAGACTTTGCAGAGACTGCAAACGCTGAAGCAAAGAGATTGCAGGAACAAATGTCCGTTCATCTTCAAAAGTTAAGCTAA
- a CDS encoding ABC transporter substrate-binding protein has product MKDQLGRLIQIQEPPQRIICLVPSLSELLVDLGLGEFLVGVTKFCVHPHNLRTEKTVVGGTKTIHKHKIAALNPDFILCNKEENTIDIVKTCEALAPVYVSDINSFEDLYVFLSHLGALFNIQEKTASFILDIKSKREAFRRKTADLPERKVAYLIWKNPLMVAGRDNFINVLLHELNLKNIFEVKEGRYPQIENAELKTAELVFLSSEPFPFTEQHIKEFQNFTDAKISCVDGEYFSWYGSRLLKAFDYFEKLLKSLN; this is encoded by the coding sequence ATGAAAGATCAATTAGGGCGTCTCATTCAAATACAAGAACCGCCTCAACGTATTATTTGTTTAGTACCTAGTTTATCTGAACTCTTAGTAGATTTAGGTCTTGGTGAATTCCTTGTAGGTGTTACTAAGTTCTGCGTACATCCTCACAACTTAAGAACCGAAAAAACAGTTGTTGGAGGTACTAAAACCATTCATAAACATAAAATAGCCGCTTTAAATCCTGATTTTATTCTCTGTAATAAAGAAGAAAACACAATTGATATTGTTAAGACCTGTGAGGCTTTAGCACCTGTATATGTATCAGATATAAATAGTTTTGAAGACTTGTATGTCTTTCTTTCTCATCTGGGAGCGCTCTTTAATATTCAAGAAAAAACAGCTTCTTTTATTCTTGATATAAAGAGTAAACGCGAAGCTTTCCGAAGAAAAACAGCTGATTTGCCAGAGCGCAAAGTTGCCTATCTTATTTGGAAAAATCCTTTAATGGTTGCAGGGCGTGACAACTTTATAAATGTGCTTTTACACGAGTTAAATTTGAAAAATATCTTTGAAGTTAAAGAGGGGCGTTATCCACAAATAGAAAATGCAGAATTGAAAACCGCAGAATTGGTTTTTCTTTCTTCAGAACCATTTCCATTTACAGAACAACATATTAAAGAATTTCAAAATTTTACCGATGCTAAAATTAGTTGTGTAGATGGGGAGTATTTTAGTTGGTACGGCAGTAGGCTTTTAAAAGCATTTGATTATTTTGAAAAGCTACTCAAATCTTTAAATTAA
- a CDS encoding carbohydrate kinase family protein — protein sequence MTKPLKIVVAGPIPRDTISTYENDIIMRYGCVTHPVIALSKLLDSEGTVTPVSNIHKKDREGIATEFKDFKNIDLAGINSKEDRGTVILLDFKDQNNREEKQLACMNPIRPKHIKKHLDADAFVFVPITDFEISLSTLKYIKKHSKGIIIFDAHGATTAMDVKGHRHRKFWVDQDEWLPYIDVLKMNLEESQCMSFANEYEHEIPSIYDDNATGHLDDLAKYVLKKGVSFFYVTMDSRGCILYQLENGKLKKDWIASIKVAKVVDTTGCGDSFAGGLAYGFAKYNDPVKAGQFANILGARRTQGKDWDVFKTAQETEEIRISNYGL from the coding sequence ATGACAAAACCTTTAAAAATAGTTGTAGCAGGACCTATTCCTAGAGATACCATCTCAACCTATGAGAATGATATTATTATGCGTTACGGCTGCGTAACACATCCTGTTATTGCCCTTTCAAAACTTTTAGATAGTGAAGGAACCGTTACTCCGGTTTCTAATATTCATAAAAAAGATCGTGAAGGCATTGCAACTGAATTTAAAGATTTTAAAAATATTGATCTCGCCGGAATTAATAGTAAAGAAGACCGTGGCACAGTAATTCTACTTGACTTTAAAGATCAAAATAACCGGGAAGAAAAACAGCTTGCCTGTATGAATCCTATACGCCCGAAGCATATCAAAAAGCATCTTGACGCAGATGCTTTTGTTTTTGTGCCTATTACAGATTTTGAGATAAGTTTAAGCACTTTAAAATATATTAAGAAACACAGCAAGGGCATAATTATTTTTGATGCACACGGCGCTACAACAGCGATGGATGTAAAAGGACACAGGCATCGTAAATTCTGGGTTGATCAGGATGAATGGCTCCCGTATATTGATGTCTTAAAAATGAATCTTGAAGAGTCACAATGCATGTCTTTCGCTAATGAATACGAGCACGAGATCCCATCTATATATGATGATAACGCCACCGGTCACTTAGATGATCTGGCAAAGTACGTTCTTAAAAAAGGCGTTTCCTTCTTTTATGTAACTATGGATTCTAGAGGCTGCATTTTATATCAGTTAGAAAATGGAAAACTTAAAAAAGACTGGATCGCATCAATTAAGGTAGCTAAAGTTGTAGACACAACCGGCTGCGGAGATTCTTTTGCAGGCGGACTCGCATATGGTTTTGCTAAATATAATGACCCAGTTAAAGCAGGACAATTTGCAAACATCCTAGGTGCCAGACGTACTCAGGGTAAAGACTGGGATGTTTTTAAAACGGCTCAGGAAACTGAAGAGATACGTATTTCTAATTACGGACTTTAG
- a CDS encoding DUF4197 domain-containing protein, with protein sequence MKKIIALVAVLFLSGCAELQSVVNNLPNQVGVDNTTIASGLRQALDFGIDKQVTKLTQENGFYGNSLVKILLPEELQKVDNTLRSVGLGSLADEGLKVLNRAAEDAVGTATPIFIDAVKGITFNDAKNILLGADNSATSYLENKTNTALYAQFNPIIKESFNKVGADKIWSNLITKYNALPLTNDVNPDLTDYVTNQALKGVYTMIALEEKDIRTNAAARTTTLLQKVFALQD encoded by the coding sequence ATGAAAAAAATAATTGCATTAGTTGCCGTACTCTTTTTAAGCGGATGCGCAGAACTACAATCTGTAGTAAATAATTTGCCCAATCAGGTAGGTGTAGACAATACAACTATAGCGAGCGGTTTACGTCAGGCTTTAGATTTTGGTATAGATAAACAAGTAACAAAACTTACGCAGGAAAATGGTTTTTATGGGAACTCGTTAGTAAAAATTCTACTGCCTGAAGAATTGCAAAAAGTAGATAACACATTACGCAGTGTTGGCCTTGGAAGCTTGGCAGACGAAGGTTTAAAAGTATTAAATCGTGCTGCTGAGGATGCTGTAGGAACAGCGACTCCCATATTTATAGATGCAGTAAAAGGAATCACGTTTAATGACGCTAAAAACATCTTGTTAGGAGCAGACAATTCTGCAACCTCCTATTTAGAGAATAAAACAAATACCGCATTATATGCACAGTTTAATCCTATTATTAAAGAATCATTTAATAAAGTAGGAGCAGATAAGATCTGGAGCAACCTTATTACAAAATACAATGCGTTACCGCTTACTAATGATGTTAACCCAGATCTAACAGATTATGTGACAAACCAGGCGCTTAAAGGGGTTTATACTATGATTGCTTTAGAAGAAAAAGATATTAGAACAAACGCTGCCGCACGTACCACTACGTTACTTCAAAAAGTATTTGCACTACAAGATTAA
- the purU gene encoding formyltetrahydrofolate deformylase produces the protein MQKITLLINCPDRKGIVTTITQYILELSGNIVYLDQHVDRQQSVFFMRLECEFDHADFTITEFENQFAAKFEEDYQLTYQLYDALYKPKLALFVSKYDHCLYDLLGRNASGELEVEIPLIISNHKDLEVVAKRFDIPFKYIPVTKDTKAQAEAEQIQAIRDHNIDLIILARYMQIISDDFVSNFKHQIINIHHSFLPAFIGAKPYHAAFERGVKIIGATSHYVTADLDEGPIIEQEIVRVSHVHSVQDFILKGRDLEKIVLARAIKAHIEHKVLVYGNKTVIFS, from the coding sequence ATGCAGAAAATTACACTTTTAATTAATTGCCCCGATCGCAAAGGTATTGTAACCACAATTACCCAATATATACTTGAACTAAGTGGAAATATTGTTTATCTCGATCAACACGTAGACAGACAACAAAGCGTGTTTTTTATGAGACTTGAGTGTGAGTTTGACCACGCAGATTTTACAATTACGGAATTTGAAAATCAGTTTGCGGCAAAGTTTGAAGAGGATTACCAGCTCACGTATCAGCTGTACGATGCTCTGTATAAACCGAAACTTGCTTTATTTGTTTCAAAATACGACCATTGCCTCTATGATCTTTTAGGCCGAAATGCTTCAGGTGAACTCGAAGTAGAAATACCTTTAATTATAAGCAATCATAAAGATCTTGAGGTTGTGGCAAAGCGATTTGACATTCCTTTTAAATACATTCCCGTTACTAAAGACACAAAAGCGCAAGCCGAAGCTGAACAGATACAAGCCATACGGGATCATAATATTGATCTTATTATTTTAGCTCGCTATATGCAAATTATATCTGACGATTTTGTTTCTAACTTTAAACATCAGATTATAAATATTCATCATTCCTTTTTACCGGCATTCATTGGCGCTAAACCCTATCACGCTGCCTTTGAGCGCGGTGTAAAAATTATAGGAGCCACCAGTCATTATGTGACCGCAGATCTTGACGAAGGCCCCATTATCGAGCAGGAAATCGTACGTGTTTCTCACGTACATTCGGTACAGGATTTTATATTGAAAGGTCGAGACTTAGAGAAAATTGTTTTAGCCAGAGCCATAAAAGCACATATAGAACATAAAGTACTGGTCTACGGAAACAAGACTGTTATTTTTTCTTGA